One stretch of Amycolatopsis tolypomycina DNA includes these proteins:
- a CDS encoding TetR/AcrR family transcriptional regulator: MRQMIEVAEQVFSTRGYAAASMDEIAELVGVSKPMLYEYFNSKEGLLLACIRESRAVLREVTEQATVGATDAEDALRRGLLAFFVFIRERRQAWSLLRHEMVLIGTTAADEVEETRRQQTDLIAALMSGYFDSGDELRAEAAAEFVVGACERLAIWCERHDEVSPETATGYAMDVLWSGLRSRAR; this comes from the coding sequence ATGCGGCAGATGATCGAGGTCGCCGAGCAGGTCTTTTCGACACGCGGCTACGCGGCGGCGTCCATGGACGAGATCGCCGAACTGGTGGGCGTCTCCAAGCCGATGCTCTACGAGTACTTCAACTCGAAGGAAGGCCTGCTGCTGGCCTGCATCCGGGAGTCGCGGGCCGTGCTGCGCGAGGTCACCGAGCAGGCGACCGTCGGCGCGACGGACGCCGAGGACGCGCTGCGGCGCGGCCTGCTGGCCTTCTTCGTCTTCATCCGCGAGCGGCGCCAGGCCTGGTCGCTGCTGCGGCACGAGATGGTGCTGATCGGCACGACGGCCGCCGACGAGGTCGAGGAGACCCGCCGCCAGCAGACCGACCTCATCGCCGCGCTGATGAGCGGCTACTTCGACAGCGGGGACGAACTGCGAGCCGAGGCCGCCGCGGAATTCGTGGTCGGCGCGTGCGAACGGCTCGCGATCTGGTGCGAGCGACACGACGAAGTGAGCCCCGAGACGGCCACCGGATACGCCATGGACGTGCTGTGGAGCGGCTTGCGGAGCCGCGCGCGGTGA
- a CDS encoding DUF3618 domain-containing protein has translation MARDPETIEREIEQARTALAATLDQLTVKADPKKLADAAKDGVRAKLDNPKVKFPLIGAGVLVLVLLVRKLLK, from the coding sequence GTGGCCCGCGATCCCGAGACGATCGAGCGTGAGATCGAGCAGGCTAGGACCGCTCTGGCGGCGACGCTCGACCAGCTGACCGTCAAGGCCGACCCGAAGAAGCTCGCGGACGCGGCCAAGGACGGCGTGCGCGCCAAGCTGGACAACCCCAAGGTGAAGTTCCCGCTGATCGGTGCGGGTGTGCTCGTGCTGGTCCTGCTGGTGCGCAAGCTCCTGAAGTAG
- the rph gene encoding ribonuclease PH, producing MARKDGRTDDQLRDIKITRGFQQWPAGSVLIEFGNTRVLCAASVTEGVPRWRAGSGLGWVTAEYAMLPSATNTRGDRESVKGRIGGRTHEISRLIGRSLRACIDLAALGENTIVIDCDVIQADGGTRTAAVTGGYVALADAITWLGAANRLNDPQPLSSSVAAVSVGVVDGRVRLDLPYEEDSRAEVDMNVVATDAGTLIEVQGTGEGATFARSTLDTMLDMALAGCAELTRLQNEALALPYPGELPEPRPDKKKGSK from the coding sequence GTGGCTCGTAAAGATGGCAGGACCGACGACCAGCTCCGCGACATCAAGATCACCCGGGGGTTCCAGCAGTGGCCGGCGGGGTCGGTGCTGATCGAATTCGGCAACACGCGGGTGCTGTGCGCGGCGAGCGTCACCGAAGGCGTGCCGCGCTGGCGGGCCGGCTCGGGCCTCGGCTGGGTGACGGCCGAGTACGCGATGCTGCCGTCGGCGACCAACACCCGCGGTGACCGCGAGTCGGTGAAAGGTCGCATCGGCGGCCGCACGCACGAGATCTCGCGATTGATCGGCCGGTCGCTGCGGGCCTGCATCGACCTGGCGGCGCTGGGCGAGAACACGATCGTCATCGACTGTGACGTCATCCAGGCCGACGGCGGCACCCGCACGGCCGCGGTGACCGGCGGGTACGTGGCACTGGCGGACGCGATCACGTGGCTGGGCGCGGCGAACCGGCTCAACGACCCGCAGCCGCTGTCGTCCTCGGTGGCGGCGGTGAGCGTCGGCGTGGTCGACGGCCGGGTCCGGCTGGACCTGCCGTACGAGGAGGACTCGCGCGCCGAGGTCGACATGAACGTGGTGGCGACCGACGCGGGCACGCTGATCGAGGTCCAGGGCACCGGCGAGGGCGCCACCTTCGCACGGTCCACTTTGGACACGATGCTGGACATGGCGCTGGCGGGCTGCGCGGAACTGACGCGGCTGCAGAACGAGGCACTGGCGCTGCCGTACCCGGGCGAGCTGCCGGAGCCGCGTCCGGACAAGAAGAAGGGCTCGAAGTGA
- a CDS encoding arylamine N-acetyltransferase family protein, whose product MSGMDVTGYLARLGLDPEPPSLAALRRLHAAHVERVPYEALETQLGRPTPLEPPASLARILRGRGGYCYHLNGAFSALLHALGYQVTRHLGGVQGSAADAPNVDRNHLALTVTGLPDAPEVAWLVDVGLGDGPHEPLPLREGTYVQGPHTYRLRPSEVAPGGWRFEHDPAGSFTGMDFAPGVAEMADFAEKHAWLSTAPESGFVRVCVVQRRDAEGVDSLRARTLDRHGVKELIESPGEWWAAAGDVFGIPAAQFTAAERERLWRQCVAQHEAHVGGRGSEVVPSA is encoded by the coding sequence TTGTCGGGCATGGACGTCACCGGTTATCTCGCGCGGCTCGGCCTCGATCCCGAACCGCCGAGCCTGGCAGCGCTGCGGCGCCTGCACGCGGCCCACGTGGAGCGCGTGCCGTACGAGGCATTGGAGACCCAGCTCGGGCGGCCGACCCCGCTCGAGCCGCCGGCGTCGCTGGCGCGGATCCTGCGGGGCCGCGGCGGCTACTGCTATCACCTGAACGGGGCGTTCTCGGCGCTGCTGCACGCACTCGGCTACCAGGTCACGCGCCATCTCGGCGGGGTGCAGGGCAGTGCGGCGGACGCGCCGAACGTCGACCGCAACCACCTGGCGCTGACGGTCACCGGGCTGCCGGACGCCCCGGAGGTGGCGTGGCTGGTCGACGTGGGGCTCGGAGACGGCCCGCACGAGCCGCTCCCCCTCCGGGAAGGCACCTACGTGCAGGGCCCGCACACCTACCGGCTGCGCCCGTCGGAGGTGGCGCCGGGCGGCTGGCGGTTCGAGCACGACCCCGCGGGCAGCTTCACCGGCATGGACTTCGCGCCCGGCGTCGCGGAGATGGCGGACTTCGCGGAGAAGCACGCCTGGCTGTCGACGGCCCCCGAGTCGGGGTTCGTCCGGGTCTGCGTGGTGCAACGGCGGGACGCGGAGGGGGTCGACAGCCTGCGGGCACGCACCCTCGACCGCCACGGCGTCAAGGAGCTGATCGAGTCACCCGGCGAGTGGTGGGCGGCCGCGGGTGACGTGTTCGGCATCCCGGCGGCGCAGTTCACGGCGGCGGAGCGCGAGCGGCTGTGGCGGCAGTGCGTCGCCCAGCACGAGGCTCACGTCGGCGGCAGGGGCAGCGAGGTGGTGCCGAGCGCGTAG
- a CDS encoding aspartate/glutamate racemase family protein yields MKVIGLLGGMSWESSAEYYRLVNERVKALLGGFHSAHTVLYSVDFAAIERLQADGRWDEAGAELNRAAKALEAAGADFVVLCTNTMHKVAAQLEDGLGIPLLHLGDTTAAAVRAAGIRRVGLLGTGFTMGQPFYRDRLAAHGLDVLVPEPEDRELVHRIIYDELVLGVVEDRSRAAYRGVIARLAGAGAEGVIYGCTEIELLVGPEDAPVPTFPTTRLHAEAAVDYALGTTSLPLPPT; encoded by the coding sequence ATGAAGGTCATCGGGTTGCTCGGCGGGATGAGCTGGGAGTCGTCCGCGGAGTACTACCGGCTCGTCAACGAGCGGGTGAAAGCCCTTCTCGGCGGGTTCCACTCCGCGCACACTGTGCTCTACTCCGTCGACTTCGCCGCCATCGAGCGGCTGCAGGCCGACGGCCGCTGGGACGAGGCCGGCGCCGAGCTGAACCGGGCCGCCAAGGCGCTCGAGGCCGCGGGCGCCGACTTCGTCGTGCTCTGCACCAACACCATGCACAAGGTCGCCGCGCAGCTCGAAGACGGCCTCGGCATCCCGCTGCTGCACCTCGGCGACACGACCGCCGCGGCCGTCAGGGCCGCCGGGATCCGCCGCGTCGGGCTGCTCGGCACCGGGTTCACCATGGGGCAGCCCTTTTACCGCGACCGCCTCGCCGCGCACGGCCTCGACGTGCTCGTGCCGGAGCCCGAGGACCGCGAGCTCGTGCACCGGATCATCTACGACGAGCTGGTGCTCGGCGTCGTCGAAGACCGCTCACGAGCGGCGTACCGCGGCGTGATCGCGCGGCTGGCCGGCGCGGGCGCCGAGGGCGTCATCTACGGCTGCACCGAGATCGAGCTGCTCGTCGGCCCCGAGGACGCCCCGGTGCCGACCTTCCCCACGACGCGCCTGCACGCCGAGGCGGCGGTGGACTACGCGCTCGGCACCACCTCGCTGCCCCTGCCGCCGACGTGA
- a CDS encoding helix-turn-helix domain-containing protein: protein MHAVALAATDGMLSFELTIATEVFGDDPRYAFAVCGSAPVRVGRFLLEPDHGLDRLARADTVIVPGWADVDSAPPADLVDAVRAAHARGARVASLCTGAFVLAAAGLLDGLRATTHWAHTDVLAARYPAVTVDPDVLYVDNGQVLTSAGKAAAMDLCLHLVRADHGPAVANAIARLLVVPPHRAGGQAQFVPAPVPSRDDHPLAALLPWITARLDRPLTVEDLAREANMSSRHLGRHFRAATGTTPLQWLLNQRIRRAQELLENTDASIDAVAEAVGMGTATTLRRHFNRTVGVPPDTYRRTFRS from the coding sequence ATGCACGCTGTCGCGCTCGCCGCCACCGACGGGATGTTGTCGTTCGAGCTGACGATCGCCACCGAGGTGTTCGGCGACGATCCGCGGTACGCCTTCGCGGTGTGCGGCTCGGCCCCGGTGCGGGTGGGCCGCTTCCTGCTGGAGCCCGACCACGGCCTCGACCGGCTGGCGCGCGCGGACACGGTGATCGTGCCGGGCTGGGCCGACGTCGACAGCGCCCCGCCTGCCGACCTGGTTGACGCGGTGCGGGCGGCTCACGCCCGGGGTGCCCGGGTGGCGTCGCTGTGCACGGGCGCGTTCGTCCTGGCGGCCGCCGGCCTCCTGGACGGCCTGCGCGCGACCACGCACTGGGCCCACACGGACGTCCTCGCCGCCCGCTACCCGGCGGTGACGGTGGACCCGGACGTGCTCTACGTCGACAACGGCCAGGTCCTGACCTCCGCGGGCAAGGCGGCGGCCATGGACCTGTGCCTCCACCTGGTCCGCGCCGACCACGGCCCGGCGGTGGCCAACGCGATCGCCCGGCTCCTGGTGGTGCCCCCGCACCGGGCGGGCGGCCAGGCCCAGTTCGTGCCGGCCCCGGTCCCGAGCCGCGACGACCACCCGCTGGCCGCGCTGCTCCCGTGGATCACGGCCCGCCTCGACCGGCCGCTGACGGTGGAGGACCTGGCGCGCGAGGCGAACATGAGCTCACGCCACCTGGGCCGTCATTTCCGGGCAGCGACGGGCACGACGCCGTTGCAGTGGCTGCTGAACCAGCGCATCCGGCGCGCGCAGGAGCTGCTGGAGAACACCGACGCGAGCATCGACGCGGTGGCGGAGGCGGTCGGCATGGGCACGGCGACGACGTTGCGGCGGCACTTCAACCGGACGGTCGGGGTGCCGCCGGACACCTACCGCCGGACGTTCCGCAGCTGA
- a CDS encoding MBL fold metallo-hydrolase, translating to MRLTILGCSGSIPGPNAAASGYLVEAEGFLLGLELGNGTLAQLQAVADPFDLDALVLTHLHPDHCADVSALTVLRRYHPAPPYPARPRLLPLYAPPDAPTRLANAYAPNETERAVTDLSDVYDFRPLRPEPFRIGPFEVVAVEVDHPTPAYGLRIAYGGRILAFTGDTGPCSALNELADGVDLLLAEASWTDSAERPAGVHLSGKQAGELARDAGVGRLLLTHIAPWTDAGAVLAEASAGFPGAEVVKQGAVYDV from the coding sequence GTGCGACTGACCATCCTCGGGTGCTCCGGCAGCATCCCCGGGCCGAACGCCGCCGCGTCCGGTTACCTGGTCGAGGCCGAGGGCTTCCTGCTCGGCCTCGAACTCGGCAACGGTACGCTCGCGCAGCTGCAGGCCGTGGCCGACCCGTTCGACCTGGACGCGCTCGTGCTCACGCACCTGCACCCCGACCACTGCGCCGACGTCAGCGCGCTCACCGTCCTGCGGCGCTACCACCCGGCGCCGCCGTACCCGGCGCGCCCGCGGCTGCTGCCGCTGTACGCGCCGCCGGACGCCCCGACGCGGCTGGCGAACGCGTACGCGCCCAACGAGACCGAGCGGGCCGTCACGGACCTCTCCGACGTCTACGACTTCCGCCCGCTGCGGCCGGAGCCGTTCCGGATCGGGCCGTTCGAGGTCGTCGCGGTCGAGGTCGACCACCCGACCCCGGCGTACGGCCTGCGGATCGCCTACGGCGGCCGGATCCTGGCGTTCACCGGCGACACCGGGCCGTGCTCGGCGCTGAACGAGCTCGCCGACGGCGTCGACCTGCTGCTCGCCGAGGCGTCCTGGACGGACTCGGCGGAGCGGCCGGCGGGGGTGCACCTGTCCGGCAAGCAGGCCGGCGAGCTGGCGCGCGACGCCGGTGTCGGGCGGCTGCTGCTGACGCACATCGCGCCGTGGACCGACGCCGGCGCGGTGCTGGCCGAGGCCTCGGCCGGCTTCCCCGGTGCCGAGGTCGTCAAGCAGGGTGCCGTCTACGACGTCTGA
- the rdgB gene encoding RdgB/HAM1 family non-canonical purine NTP pyrophosphatase, with translation MTKLLLATRNAKKLGELRRIVAAEGLTGLEVIGLADVPDFPEAPETAPDFEGNAVAKARDAVAATGLPTIADDSGIAVDALNGMPGVLSARWSGRHGDDEANLDLVLAQLRDVPDERRGAQFVCAAALVLPSGEETVVRGEWRGTLVRERHGVNGFGYDPIFRPDGENRTSAEMEPAEKDAVSHRGLALRLLVPALRELA, from the coding sequence GTGACGAAGCTGCTTCTGGCCACCCGCAACGCGAAGAAGCTCGGCGAGCTTCGGCGGATCGTTGCGGCGGAGGGGCTTACGGGCCTCGAGGTCATCGGCCTGGCCGACGTGCCCGACTTTCCCGAGGCGCCCGAGACCGCGCCGGACTTCGAGGGCAACGCGGTGGCGAAGGCGCGCGACGCGGTCGCTGCGACCGGGCTGCCGACGATCGCCGACGACTCCGGGATTGCGGTCGATGCGCTGAACGGCATGCCGGGAGTGCTGTCGGCCCGGTGGTCCGGGCGGCACGGCGACGACGAGGCCAACCTCGACCTGGTGCTGGCTCAGCTGCGTGACGTGCCGGACGAGCGCCGCGGAGCCCAGTTCGTCTGCGCGGCGGCGCTGGTGCTGCCGTCGGGCGAGGAGACGGTGGTCCGCGGCGAGTGGCGGGGCACGCTCGTGCGCGAACGGCACGGGGTGAACGGGTTCGGCTACGACCCGATCTTCCGGCCGGACGGGGAGAACCGGACGTCGGCGGAGATGGAGCCGGCGGAGAAGGACGCGGTTTCGCACCGGGGCCTGGCTTTGCGGCTGCTGGTGCCGGCGCTGCGGGAGCTGGCTTAG
- the bcp gene encoding thioredoxin-dependent thiol peroxidase, with translation MTERLSPGDEAPDFTLPDSEGKDVSLRDFRGQSVVVYFYPAASTPGCTKQACDFRDNLAELNDAGYQVIGISPDKQAKLAKFVEKEGLTFPLLGDPEKTVIEAWGAYGEKKNYGKTYMGVIRSTLVVDADGKIAHAFYNVRAAGHVAKLIRDLGLAA, from the coding sequence ATGACAGAGCGCCTCTCCCCGGGTGACGAAGCCCCGGACTTCACCCTGCCCGACAGCGAGGGCAAGGACGTGTCGCTGCGCGACTTCCGCGGCCAGTCCGTGGTGGTGTACTTCTACCCGGCGGCGAGCACCCCGGGCTGCACCAAGCAGGCCTGCGACTTCCGCGACAACCTCGCCGAGCTGAACGACGCCGGCTACCAGGTCATCGGCATCTCGCCGGACAAGCAGGCCAAGCTCGCGAAGTTCGTCGAGAAGGAAGGCCTGACCTTCCCGCTGCTGGGCGACCCCGAGAAGACGGTCATCGAGGCGTGGGGCGCATACGGCGAGAAGAAGAACTACGGCAAGACGTACATGGGCGTGATCCGTTCGACGCTCGTCGTCGACGCCGACGGCAAGATCGCCCACGCCTTCTACAACGTCCGCGCGGCCGGCCACGTGGCGAAGCTGATCCGGGACCTCGGCCTGGCTGCTTGA
- the murI gene encoding glutamate racemase, which produces MTSPPADAPIGVFDSGVGGLTVARAILEQLPAEQLRYVGDTAHNPYGPLPIATARSYALAALDELVESGVKALVIACNTASAACLRDARERYDVPVIEVVLPAARRAVVATHTRRVGVIGTEGTVRSRAYEDAFAAAPDITLTSVACPRFVDFVERGITTGRQVLGLAQGYLQPLLDAQVDTLVLGCTHYPLLQGVLQIVMGQEVTLVSSADETAKDLVRVLTERDLLATRDTAPRHEFVATGSAEPFTRLAQRFMGFAPGVLAPTTA; this is translated from the coding sequence GTGACGTCTCCGCCCGCTGATGCCCCGATCGGCGTGTTCGATTCCGGCGTCGGCGGGCTGACGGTCGCGAGGGCCATCCTCGAGCAGCTCCCCGCCGAGCAGCTCCGCTACGTCGGCGACACGGCGCACAACCCGTACGGCCCGCTCCCGATCGCCACCGCCCGCAGCTACGCCCTCGCGGCGCTCGACGAGCTGGTGGAGAGCGGCGTGAAGGCCTTGGTGATCGCCTGCAACACGGCGTCCGCGGCCTGCCTGCGCGACGCCCGCGAGCGCTACGACGTCCCGGTGATCGAGGTTGTGCTGCCCGCCGCGCGCCGCGCCGTCGTGGCGACGCACACCCGCCGGGTCGGCGTGATCGGCACCGAGGGCACCGTGCGGTCGCGAGCCTACGAGGACGCCTTCGCCGCCGCGCCGGACATCACGCTCACCAGCGTCGCCTGCCCGCGGTTCGTCGACTTCGTCGAGCGCGGCATCACGACCGGGCGCCAGGTGCTCGGGCTCGCGCAGGGCTACCTCCAGCCGCTGCTCGACGCCCAGGTCGACACGCTCGTGCTCGGCTGCACGCACTACCCCCTGCTGCAGGGTGTGCTGCAGATCGTGATGGGCCAGGAAGTCACCCTGGTGAGCAGCGCCGACGAGACCGCCAAGGACCTCGTCCGGGTGCTCACCGAGCGCGACCTGCTGGCCACCCGCGACACCGCGCCGCGCCACGAGTTCGTCGCCACCGGGTCGGCCGAGCCGTTCACCCGGCTCGCCCAGCGGTTCATGGGGTTCGCCCCGGGTGTCCTCGCTCCCACCACCGCGTGA
- a CDS encoding saccharopine dehydrogenase NADP-binding domain-containing protein: MTSVLVYGAYGHTGRFVVAELRERGYDVVLSGRNAAKLPGGRPTPVDDPAALDRAFDGVDAVINCAGPFAETAPPIIEAAIRAGVPYVDVAAEIEANIDTLALTADTAVVPAMAFFGGLADLMATAALGDRTAADEVHVAYGLSGWRPTAGTLAAGRVSRERRGSKRIRYAGGRLEHRDDALPTSEWAFPEPLGTRPVFGEFSMADIVTIPRHLRVRDVTSYMTVDAAQGLAAAGERDAAETFVVDVVVRTGDEERRIVARGEDIYAVSAPLAVEAVDRILTGRTKVKGVATAGEMFDAADFLRALAPHITVEHR, from the coding sequence ATGACTTCGGTACTGGTTTACGGCGCTTACGGGCACACTGGCCGCTTCGTGGTGGCTGAACTGCGGGAACGCGGCTACGACGTCGTCCTTTCCGGACGGAACGCGGCGAAGCTGCCGGGCGGGCGGCCGACCCCGGTCGACGACCCGGCGGCCCTCGACCGCGCCTTCGACGGCGTCGACGCGGTGATCAACTGCGCCGGCCCGTTCGCCGAAACGGCACCCCCGATCATCGAGGCGGCCATCCGCGCCGGCGTCCCATACGTCGACGTCGCCGCCGAGATCGAGGCGAACATCGACACCCTCGCGCTGACCGCCGACACCGCGGTGGTGCCCGCGATGGCGTTCTTCGGCGGTCTGGCCGACCTGATGGCGACGGCGGCGCTGGGCGACCGGACGGCGGCCGACGAGGTGCACGTCGCCTACGGGCTCAGCGGCTGGCGCCCGACGGCGGGCACCCTCGCCGCCGGCCGGGTGTCCCGGGAACGCCGTGGCAGCAAGCGGATCCGGTACGCGGGCGGCCGGCTGGAGCACCGCGACGACGCCCTGCCGACGAGCGAGTGGGCGTTCCCCGAGCCGCTCGGCACCCGGCCCGTCTTCGGCGAGTTCTCGATGGCGGACATCGTCACGATCCCGCGGCACCTGCGGGTCCGCGACGTCACCAGCTACATGACCGTCGACGCGGCCCAGGGCCTCGCGGCGGCCGGCGAGCGCGACGCGGCCGAGACGTTCGTGGTCGACGTCGTCGTGCGAACCGGGGACGAAGAACGCCGGATCGTCGCGCGCGGCGAAGACATCTACGCGGTGAGCGCGCCGCTCGCGGTGGAGGCGGTGGACCGGATCCTGACCGGGCGGACGAAGGTGAAGGGCGTCGCGACGGCGGGCGAGATGTTCGACGCGGCCGACTTCCTGCGGGCGCTGGCGCCGCACATCACGGTGGAGCACCGGTAG
- a CDS encoding rhomboid family intramembrane serine protease, with protein sequence MSTVNPAPETDVAKRVLPPKPVAAAIVALSFTLLLYLVELVDVILPGDLDQGGIHSRALSGLDGVLFAPVLHAGWSHLFANTVPVLVFSFLAMAAGIGRFALVTAIIWVVSGLGVWLIGPADGVTVGASGLAFGWLAYLLVRGLFNRAAGQIVVAVVLLGVWSGMLAGLLPGNPGVSWQGHLFGALAGVLAAWLTTRRSGKAAPGNLEA encoded by the coding sequence GTGAGCACTGTGAACCCCGCCCCGGAAACCGACGTCGCGAAGCGCGTGCTGCCGCCGAAACCGGTGGCGGCCGCGATCGTCGCGCTGTCGTTCACCCTCCTGCTGTACCTGGTCGAGCTGGTCGACGTGATCCTGCCCGGCGACCTCGACCAGGGCGGTATCCATTCCCGGGCGCTGTCCGGGCTGGACGGCGTCCTGTTCGCCCCCGTCCTGCACGCCGGCTGGTCGCACCTGTTCGCGAACACCGTCCCGGTGCTGGTGTTCTCGTTCCTCGCGATGGCCGCCGGGATCGGCCGGTTCGCGCTGGTCACGGCCATCATCTGGGTGGTGTCCGGGCTGGGCGTCTGGCTGATCGGGCCTGCGGACGGCGTCACCGTCGGCGCGTCCGGGCTGGCCTTCGGCTGGCTCGCCTACCTGCTGGTCCGCGGCCTCTTCAACCGCGCGGCCGGGCAGATCGTGGTCGCCGTCGTCCTGCTCGGCGTGTGGAGCGGCATGCTGGCCGGGCTGCTGCCGGGCAACCCCGGCGTCTCCTGGCAGGGCCACCTCTTCGGCGCGCTGGCCGGTGTCCTGGCGGCCTGGCTGACCACCCGCCGGTCGGGCAAGGCCGCCCCGGGTAACCTCGAAGCGTGA